A single region of the Halopiger xanaduensis SH-6 genome encodes:
- the asd gene encoding aspartate-semialdehyde dehydrogenase has product MAVRVGVLGATGAVGQRLIQLLDPHPDFEIAALTASESSAGKTYRQAAKWRVDSPIPEDVAEMTVRETDPDDVPNDVDLIFSSLPSSVGAEVEPPFCEAGYVVSSNSSNGRMDDDIPLVIPEVNAEHLDLLEVQRDERGWDGAMVKNPNCSTITFVPTLAALAEYGLEKVHVSTLQAVSGAGYDGVTSMEIIDNAIPFIGSEEDKLETESRKLLGDFDGAELSHNSMQVSASCNRIPTIDGHLENVWVETEEDLTADAVAEAMREYPSLDLRSSPDPLIHVFEVPDRPQPRMDRTLGDGMAIAAGGLQESPFGLQYNCLAHNTIRGAAGASVLNGELLLENGYI; this is encoded by the coding sequence ATGGCAGTACGAGTAGGCGTACTCGGCGCAACCGGTGCCGTCGGACAACGACTGATTCAGCTTCTCGATCCCCACCCGGACTTCGAAATCGCCGCGCTGACCGCGAGCGAATCCAGTGCCGGGAAGACGTACAGACAGGCCGCCAAGTGGCGCGTCGACAGTCCCATTCCCGAAGACGTCGCGGAGATGACCGTCCGGGAGACCGATCCTGACGACGTCCCCAACGACGTCGACCTCATCTTCTCGTCGCTCCCCTCGAGCGTCGGCGCCGAGGTCGAGCCGCCGTTCTGCGAGGCCGGCTACGTCGTCTCCTCGAACTCCTCGAACGGCCGCATGGACGACGACATCCCGCTGGTCATCCCGGAGGTCAACGCCGAACACCTCGACCTGCTCGAGGTCCAGCGCGACGAGCGCGGCTGGGACGGCGCGATGGTCAAGAACCCCAACTGCTCGACGATCACCTTCGTCCCCACCCTCGCGGCCCTCGCGGAGTACGGTCTCGAGAAGGTCCACGTCTCGACGCTGCAGGCCGTCTCCGGCGCGGGCTACGACGGCGTCACCTCGATGGAGATCATCGACAACGCCATCCCCTTCATCGGCAGCGAAGAGGACAAACTCGAGACCGAGTCCCGAAAGCTGCTGGGCGACTTCGACGGCGCCGAACTCTCCCACAACAGCATGCAAGTGTCGGCCTCCTGTAACCGCATCCCGACCATCGACGGCCACCTCGAGAACGTCTGGGTCGAGACCGAGGAGGACCTGACCGCGGACGCGGTCGCCGAGGCCATGCGCGAGTACCCCTCGCTCGACCTGCGCTCCTCGCCCGACCCGCTCATCCACGTCTTCGAGGTGCCCGATCGGCCCCAGCCCCGGATGGACCGCACGCTCGGCGACGGGATGGCCATCGCCGCCGGCGGCCTCCAGGAGTCGCCCTTCGGCCTGCAGTACAACTGCCTCGCGCACAACACCATCCGCGGCGCCGCCGGCGCCAGCGTCCTGAACGGCGAACTGCTGCTCGAGAACGGCTACATCTAA
- a CDS encoding 30S ribosomal protein S17e: MAIKPAYVKKTGNLLLERYPDAFTTDFEQNKDSVEKLTNVESKGVRNRIAGYVTRKKGSQATA, from the coding sequence ATGGCAATCAAACCGGCCTACGTCAAGAAGACCGGGAACCTCCTCCTGGAGCGGTACCCGGACGCGTTCACGACCGACTTCGAACAGAACAAGGACAGCGTCGAGAAGCTCACGAACGTCGAATCCAAGGGCGTTCGGAACCGCATAGCGGGCTACGTGACGCGAAAGAAGGGTTCGCAGGCGACCGCGTAA
- a CDS encoding D-2-hydroxyacid dehydrogenase — MSERDSDGDGDRSSDADVLVLRRGTHGVPVEQYAAAIRERLPGQTVQLARTPAEEREAIRGAEYVTGMTLEEDLLEAAENLEVFACAYAGTGHLPMDRLEERGVTVTNASGVHGPNIGEHVLGAILHFTRRFHVAERRQRRREWRHYQAHELQGSTVTIVGLGAIGRSVAERLEPFGVDTIGVRYTPEKGGPTDDVIGFEGDAFHDALARTDYLVLACPLTETTRGLVDREAFVTIDPEAVLVNVARGPVVDTDALVEALRGNQIRGASLDVTDPEPLPEDHPLWNFGNVQITPHNAGHTPRYYDRLADIVAENARRFGEAGSDADLENQVNFSS, encoded by the coding sequence ATGAGCGAACGCGACAGCGATGGTGACGGTGACCGCAGTAGCGACGCCGACGTGCTCGTCCTCCGGCGGGGAACGCACGGCGTCCCGGTCGAACAGTACGCCGCGGCGATCCGCGAGCGGCTTCCCGGCCAAACCGTACAGCTCGCACGAACGCCGGCCGAGGAGCGCGAGGCGATCCGCGGCGCCGAGTACGTCACCGGCATGACCCTCGAGGAAGATCTCCTCGAGGCCGCGGAGAACCTCGAGGTGTTCGCCTGCGCCTACGCGGGCACCGGCCACCTGCCGATGGATCGACTCGAGGAGCGGGGCGTGACGGTGACGAACGCGTCGGGCGTCCACGGGCCGAACATCGGCGAGCACGTATTGGGCGCGATCCTCCACTTCACCCGGCGGTTCCACGTCGCGGAGCGCCGGCAGCGCCGCCGGGAGTGGCGCCACTACCAGGCCCACGAACTCCAGGGGTCGACCGTGACGATCGTCGGTCTCGGAGCGATCGGCCGATCGGTCGCCGAGCGCCTCGAGCCCTTCGGCGTCGACACGATCGGCGTCCGCTACACGCCCGAGAAGGGCGGACCGACGGACGACGTGATCGGGTTCGAGGGCGACGCGTTCCACGACGCACTGGCGCGGACGGACTACCTCGTGCTGGCCTGCCCGCTGACCGAAACGACCCGCGGGCTGGTCGATCGCGAGGCGTTCGTGACGATCGATCCCGAGGCGGTGCTGGTCAACGTCGCTCGGGGGCCGGTCGTCGACACCGATGCGCTCGTCGAGGCGCTGCGCGGGAATCAGATTCGCGGGGCGTCGCTGGACGTCACCGACCCCGAGCCCCTGCCGGAGGACCATCCGCTCTGGAACTTCGGTAACGTCCAGATCACGCCGCACAACGCCGGACACACCCCGAGGTACTACGATCGGTTGGCCGATATCGTCGCCGAGAACGCCCGCCGGTTCGGCGAGGCGGGGTCGGACGCGGACCTCGAGAATCAGGTTAACTTCAGTTCCTGA
- a CDS encoding DUF7344 domain-containing protein yields the protein MIPVVSDPESLSTPGADADAAVSDGAELDETGETESFGALADPHRRAVLRYLADNESPVAVAELADHLTIEREDDDPDTARSSSRIADWGDALLGTRRRVQISLRHVHIPKLADAGAVDFDIDANTVSLRDRGSELLAQTRSLENANVA from the coding sequence ATGATCCCCGTGGTTTCCGACCCCGAATCCCTGTCGACACCTGGTGCCGACGCTGACGCTGCTGTTTCCGACGGCGCCGAACTCGACGAGACAGGTGAGACGGAGTCGTTCGGCGCACTCGCCGACCCACACCGCCGCGCCGTCCTCCGATATCTGGCCGATAACGAGTCGCCGGTTGCGGTCGCCGAGCTCGCCGACCACCTGACGATCGAACGCGAGGACGACGATCCCGACACGGCGCGCTCGAGCAGCCGGATCGCCGACTGGGGCGACGCGCTCCTCGGGACGCGTCGACGCGTCCAGATCTCGCTTCGCCACGTTCACATCCCGAAGTTGGCGGACGCCGGCGCCGTCGACTTCGACATCGACGCCAACACCGTCTCCCTCCGCGACCGGGGTTCGGAACTGCTGGCTCAGACGAGGTCGCTCGAGAACGCCAACGTGGCGTAA
- a CDS encoding universal stress protein, with product MTLSFDGTIVVPVGDPDDGERTAAALAPYLEPTSTVVVVNVIEKAGGAPDKASTEQREEYAEEIFERTRDPLAESPASVETAILYGTDVVDRIFAEATDRNADAVVFVPREGNRFVELLTGGVARRLVKEASMPVVALPREASEN from the coding sequence ATGACGCTCTCGTTCGACGGGACGATCGTCGTCCCGGTCGGCGATCCCGACGACGGAGAGCGGACCGCGGCGGCGCTTGCCCCCTACCTCGAGCCGACGAGCACCGTCGTCGTCGTCAACGTGATCGAGAAGGCCGGGGGAGCGCCCGACAAGGCGTCGACGGAACAGCGCGAGGAGTACGCCGAGGAGATATTCGAGCGCACGCGAGACCCGCTCGCGGAATCGCCGGCGTCCGTCGAGACGGCAATCCTGTACGGTACCGACGTCGTCGACCGTATCTTCGCGGAAGCGACGGATCGGAACGCCGACGCCGTCGTCTTCGTTCCGCGCGAGGGAAACCGCTTCGTCGAGTTGTTGACCGGCGGTGTGGCTCGTCGGCTGGTGAAGGAGGCGTCGATGCCGGTCGTCGCGCTGCCTCGCGAAGCGTCCGAAAACTAG
- a CDS encoding NAD(P)/FAD-dependent oxidoreductase, with amino-acid sequence MERVDVAIVGGGPAGASAAERAAAHGAETVLFEQGVPREDREDLGPDSTDAAGMLDYWIDIMDFDYREIPDDVILRELEGTEFIGPNSAVEISTTGMDATYPEFGYTFHRARMDDWLYERAEDAGADLRVGTSVTDLETDLRASSPKGPTHTLTLSNGDQLEAQYVVLADGPQRRITLDALDQFTAPGRSVSDYLSPPEANHIAYQEYRNFPEELFEEFEDRLKFWWGYMPGETAYPWVFPNDGTVARVGLTMPIGMELEDVENPAAYKLLDSDDDQLPSGSEYIRRLLEREYGDEYDIEEDIPIVEDRGKSKGTETYPISSTRPIDSPVGANIAVAGGAMGTTSAFHEGGYHVAVRTGKIAGRLAGTDSLEHYNDIWKRAIGDEILRNVAFADIVEDYQPDDWDRAFNIINQMQGTNGTDSLFSRTYSAGFDATKLLASYKKRKFQYRDGRYVQLTEDEYFY; translated from the coding sequence ATGGAACGCGTTGATGTCGCGATCGTCGGCGGTGGCCCCGCGGGCGCGTCCGCAGCCGAGCGGGCCGCCGCCCACGGCGCCGAGACGGTGCTCTTCGAACAGGGCGTCCCGCGGGAGGACCGCGAGGACCTCGGCCCCGACTCCACCGACGCCGCCGGCATGCTCGACTACTGGATCGACATCATGGACTTCGACTACCGGGAGATCCCCGACGACGTCATCCTCCGGGAACTCGAGGGGACCGAGTTCATCGGCCCCAACAGCGCCGTCGAGATCTCGACGACGGGGATGGACGCCACCTACCCGGAGTTCGGCTACACCTTCCACCGCGCCCGGATGGACGACTGGCTCTACGAGCGCGCCGAAGACGCCGGCGCTGACCTGCGCGTCGGGACCAGCGTCACGGACCTCGAGACCGACCTCCGCGCCTCGAGTCCGAAGGGACCGACCCACACGCTGACGCTCTCGAACGGCGACCAACTCGAGGCCCAGTACGTCGTCCTCGCGGACGGCCCGCAGCGACGGATCACCCTCGACGCACTCGATCAGTTCACGGCCCCCGGCCGCAGCGTCTCGGACTACCTCTCGCCGCCTGAGGCCAACCACATCGCTTACCAGGAGTATCGGAACTTCCCCGAAGAACTGTTCGAGGAATTCGAAGACCGACTCAAATTCTGGTGGGGCTACATGCCCGGCGAAACCGCCTACCCCTGGGTCTTCCCCAACGACGGCACGGTCGCCCGCGTCGGCCTGACGATGCCCATCGGCATGGAACTCGAGGACGTCGAGAACCCCGCGGCCTACAAACTGCTCGACAGCGACGACGACCAGCTCCCCTCGGGATCGGAGTACATCCGCCGCTTGCTCGAGCGCGAGTACGGCGACGAGTACGATATCGAGGAGGACATCCCGATCGTCGAGGACCGCGGCAAATCGAAGGGCACCGAAACCTATCCGATCTCCTCGACGCGGCCGATCGACTCCCCCGTCGGCGCCAACATCGCCGTCGCCGGCGGCGCGATGGGCACAACCTCTGCCTTCCACGAGGGCGGCTACCACGTCGCCGTCCGCACCGGCAAGATCGCCGGTCGACTCGCCGGCACCGACTCGCTCGAGCACTATAACGACATCTGGAAGCGCGCTATCGGCGACGAAATCCTGCGTAACGTCGCCTTCGCGGATATCGTCGAAGACTATCAGCCCGACGACTGGGATCGGGCTTTCAACATTATCAACCAGATGCAAGGGACGAACGGTACCGACTCGCTGTTCTCTCGAACCTACTCCGCCGGATTCGACGCTACGAAACTGCTCGCGAGCTACAAGAAGCGCAAGTTCCAGTACCGCGACGGCCGATACGTCCAACTTACCGAAGACGAGTACTTCTACTAA
- a CDS encoding phage holin family protein: MVLHFKEATSVYRKTLPYVLLQFGIGVVFALFGIIYLSLVAWLGARFLWGDGGTSLLIVALVMLIALASFAYVWRLIQRYALYMVKTGHIAVIAHIVEEDEVPENQIKYGVKQVGDYFESASALWVVSEVIDAVLKQFNKAVARIEEMIPVPIPQQLQTLISIVQKSIVLAVRYLDNAIIAYMFVDRNENRWQSARDGLVLYAKTWKMVLGSTLLIVGGMYVLSFVLLTLLAPVSVALDFLPTSLEMISWSLVGGMVAVVHTGLVKPWVKTVVVTTFLIEQRDETPDSETTEWLEGHSERFSEVVTKAENNAPLGDESSGSGGAPETPEPAD, translated from the coding sequence ATGGTCTTACACTTCAAGGAAGCAACGAGCGTGTACAGGAAGACGCTCCCGTACGTCCTCCTGCAGTTCGGTATCGGCGTCGTGTTCGCACTCTTCGGGATCATTTACCTCAGCCTCGTCGCGTGGCTGGGTGCCAGATTCCTGTGGGGCGACGGCGGCACGAGTCTGCTCATCGTTGCGCTGGTGATGCTGATCGCACTGGCGTCTTTCGCGTACGTGTGGCGGTTAATACAGAGGTACGCCCTCTACATGGTCAAAACCGGCCATATTGCCGTCATCGCACACATCGTCGAGGAGGACGAGGTGCCGGAGAACCAGATCAAATACGGCGTGAAGCAGGTCGGTGATTACTTCGAGTCCGCAAGCGCACTGTGGGTCGTCAGTGAAGTGATCGACGCGGTGCTCAAGCAGTTCAACAAGGCGGTCGCGAGGATCGAGGAGATGATTCCGGTCCCGATCCCGCAGCAGTTGCAGACGCTGATCTCGATCGTCCAGAAGTCGATCGTCCTGGCGGTCCGATACCTCGATAACGCGATCATCGCGTACATGTTCGTCGATCGTAACGAGAACCGGTGGCAGTCGGCCCGCGACGGGCTCGTCTTGTATGCCAAGACCTGGAAAATGGTCCTCGGTTCGACCCTGTTGATCGTCGGCGGAATGTACGTTCTGTCGTTCGTTCTGCTGACGCTTCTGGCGCCGGTGTCCGTTGCGCTCGACTTCCTCCCGACGTCGCTCGAGATGATTTCGTGGTCGCTCGTCGGCGGGATGGTCGCCGTCGTCCACACCGGCCTCGTCAAGCCGTGGGTGAAGACGGTCGTCGTGACGACCTTCCTCATCGAACAGCGCGACGAGACGCCTGACAGCGAGACGACGGAGTGGCTCGAGGGGCACTCTGAGCGGTTTTCGGAGGTCGTGACGAAGGCCGAAAACAACGCGCCGCTCGGCGACGAATCGTCGGGCTCCGGCGGCGCGCCCGAGACTCCCGAGCCGGCCGACTAA